From a single Notolabrus celidotus isolate fNotCel1 chromosome 7, fNotCel1.pri, whole genome shotgun sequence genomic region:
- the slkb gene encoding STE20-like kinase b, with amino-acid sequence MSFFNFRKIFKLGAEKKKKQYEHVRRDENPEEIWDIIGELGDGAFGKVFKAQNKQTGILAAAKVIDTKTEEELEDYMVEIDILASCDHQNIVKLLDAFYFEGKLWILIEFCAGGAVDAVMLELERPLTEPQIRVVCKQTLLALVYLHDNNIIHRDLKAGNILLTLNGDVKLADFGVSAKNTKTLQRRDSFIGTPYWMAPEVVMCETSKDRPYDYKADIWSLGVTLIELAQIEPPNHEMNPMRVLLKIAKADPPTLMQPSRWSPEFSDFLRRCLDKHVDNRWNPRQLLQHSFVSSVSDSRPLRELIAEAKAEVTEEIEEHKEEEEEEDTEAHRGHKRAPSDVSVASSEDEKVPLSPSILDSVPEKAEPILPVPTPTSLPVANHVLDTSFVEEPAAPAAGKNTPVEDRKEEHKAEAGVDDASPEAEVETCVPAEDMQNLEIAVEDEKEVDTAEVPTSPQRTTEATQPPQEETMDVAAEEEDPYKNLKMTVTLPGQDKAVLKKENEGEKTIVDKVKDDREKDSDSGSGSVADNSSVDLNLSISSFLSKTKEPGSVSIQDTRRQKKTLKKTRKFMVDGVEVSVTTSKIITDNDTKNEEMRFLRRQELRELRLLQKEEQRAQQQLSNKLQQQKEQIYRRFEQETTSKKRQYDQEVENLERQQKQTIERLEQEHTNRLRDEAKRIKAEQDKELSKYQNMLKNRKKEEQEFLQKQQQDLDSALKKIIQQHKHELATIERDCLNHKQQLLRAREAAMWELEERHLQEKHQLFKQQLKDQYFMQRHQLLKRHEKEMEQMQRYNQRLIEELKNKQTQERTRLPKIQRSEAKTRMAMFKKSLRITGATISLEQERERVKQFAAQEEKRQKNERLHQQQKHENQMRDLQLQCDVNVRELQQLQNEKCHLLIEHETQKLKELDEEHSLELKEWREKLRPRKKALEEEFARKLQEQEVFFKMSGESECLNPSTQSRISKFYPIPSVHSSGF; translated from the exons gctcaaaacaaacagacaggcaTCCTCGCTGCAGCCAAAGTTATtgacacaaagacagaggaggagttggaggACTACATGGTGGAGATTGACATCCTGGCCTCCTGCGACCACCAGAACATTGTCAAATTGCTCGACGCTTTCTATTTTGAGGGCAAACTCTGG ATCCTCATCGAGTTCTGTGCAGGAGGGGCTGTGGACGCAGTCATGCTag AACTGGAGAGACCCCTGACAGAGCCTCAGATCAGGGTGGTGTGTAAGCAGACTCTGCTGGCCCTCGTCTACCTCCACGATAACAACATCATCCACAGAGACTTGAAGGCCGGAAACATTCTTCTAACGCTGAACGGTGACGTCAAGCTGG CTGACTTCGGTGTGTCTgccaaaaacaccaaaacactgcAGAGGAGAGATTCTTTTATTGGAACACCCTACTG gATGGCTCCAGAGGTGGTGATGTGCGAGACGTCAAAGGACCGCCCATACGACTACAAGGCTGATATCTGGTCCCTCGGGGTCACCTTGATCGAGTTGGCACAGATTGAGCCACCCAATCACGAGATGAACCCCATGAGGGTTTTGCTGAAAATAGCGAAAGCAGACCCTCCCACCCTGATGCAGCCGTCACGCTG GTCCCCAGAATTCAGTGATTTCTTGAGGCGGTGTCTTGACAAGCATGTTGACAACAGATGGAATCCTAGACAGTTGCTACAG cattcGTTTGTATCCAGTGTTTCAGACAGCAGGCCACTGAGAGAGCTCATAGCTGAGGCCAAGGCTGAAGTCACAGAGGAGATCGAAGAgcacaaagaggaagaagaggaggaagacacaGAAGCACATCGG GGTCACAAACGAGCCCCCTCTGATGTCAGCGTTGCCAGCTCAGAGGACGAAAAggtccccctctctccctccattctGGATTCAGTCCCTGAGAAGGCTGAGCCAATTCTGCCGGTGCCCACGCCCACCTCGCTCCCTGTGGCCAACCATGTGCTGGACACCAGCTTTGTGGAGGAGCCTGCTGCCCCTGCAGCCGGGAAAAACACTCCAGTTGAGGATAGAAAGGAGGAACACAAAGCAGAAGCAGGAGTGGACGATGCCTCCCCAGAAGCAGAGGTTGAAACATGCGTACCTGCTGAGGATATGCAGAACCTGGAGATAGCTGTTGAGGATGAAAAGGAGGTTGACACAGCTGAGGTTCCCACCAGTCCACAGAGGACCACAGAGGCCACTCAGCCTCCACAGGAGGAAACGATGGATgttgcagcagaggaggaggacccTTACAAAAATCTAAAGATGACAGTGACACTACCAGGACAGGATAAAGCTGTCCTCAAAAAGGAAAATGAGGGGGAGAAGACAATCGTAGACAAAGTGAAggatgacagagagaaagactcAGACTCAGGGAGCGGCTCTGTTGCAGATAACAGCAGTGTGGACCTCAATCTTTCCATCTCAAGCTTTCTGTCCAAAACTAAAGAGCCTGGATCTGTTTCCATACAG GACACCCGGCGCCAGAAGAAGACGCTAAAGAAGACTCGTAAATTCATGGTGGACGGAGTGGAAGTTAGCGTGACGACATCAAAGATCATCACTGACAACGACACCAAGAACGAGGAGATGAGATTCCTGAG GCGCCAGGAGCTGAGAGAGCTGCGTCTCCTGcagaaggaggagcagagggctcagcagcagctcagcaacaagctgcagcagcagaaagagCAGATCTACAGGCGATTCGAACAGGAGACCACT AGTAAGAAACGTCAGTATGATCAGGAGGTGGAGAACCTGGAGCGTCAGCAGAAGCAGACCATTGAGAGACTGGAGCAGGAGCACACCAACCGGCTCAGGGACGAGGCCAAACGCATCAAAGCTGAGCAGGACAAAGAGCTCTCCAAGTACCAGAACATGCTCAAGAACCGCAAGAAAGAG GAGCAGGAGTTTCTTCAGAAACAACAGCAGGACCTCGACAGCGCCCTAAAGAAGATCATCCAGCAGCACAAACATGAGCTTGCCACCATCGAGAGGGACTGCCTCAACCACAAGCAGCAACTGCTTCGAG CACGAGAAGCTGCCATGTGGGAGCTGGAAGAGCGCCATCTGCAGGAGAAACACCAATTGTTCAAACAGCAGCTCAAAGACCAGTACTTCATGCAGAGACACCAGCTTCTGAAGAGACATGAAAAG GAGATGGAGCAGATGCAGCGTTATAACCAGCGTCTGATCGAGGAGCTGAAGAACAAGCAGACACAAGAAAGAACCAGACTGCCCAAGATCCAACGCAGTGAGGCCAAGACCCGCATGGCCATGTTCAAGAAGAGCCTTCGCATCACCGGAGCGACCATCAGcctggagcaggagagagaaagggttAAACAG TTCGCAGCCCaggaagagaagagacagaagaacgAGAGGCTccatcagcagcagaaacatgaaAATCAGATGAGAGACCTGCAGCTGCAGTGTGACGTCAACGTCCGAGAGCTCCAGCAGCTGCAG AACGAGAAGTGTCACCTTCTGATTGAGCATGAGACCCAGAAGCTGAAGGAGTTGGACGAGGAGCACAGTCTGGAGCTGAAGGAGTGGAGGGAGAAACTACGACCCAGGAAGAAG GCCCTGGAGGAAGAGTTTGCCAGGAAGCTGCAGGAGCAGGAAGTTTTCTTCAAGATGAGCGGAGAGTCGGAGTGCCTTAACCCCTCCACACAGAGCCGCATCTCCAAGTTCTACCCCATACCCAGCGTCCACTCCTCCGGTTTCTAG